The genomic region GCTGATGGTGATAAACATGAATTCGCTGGCCCCGCGCCCCGCGCCCGCCGCGTACTCTCCCCAAGCGGCGGCGCGGGCGTCGTTGAGCGCCGAGCAGGGCAGGTTCAGCGCTGAGGCGAAGGTGTCGGCCAGAGGGATGTCAGTCCAGCCGGGGAAGGTGTGGGCGGCAGTGGCGGTAACGCGTCCAGCCGCCACCGCGCCCGCACAGGCGACGCCCACAGCGGCAGCTTGCCCGGCCAGCGGCGTGGCCAGCTCAAAGGCTGCCGCCATCACCGCGTCCGGCGTGCTGGGTTTAGGGGTGCGGGCTTCCCGGCGCTCGATGACGCGCTCGCCCACAATGAGGGCCGCCCGGAGCGACGTGCCGCCGATGTCAACGGCCAGAAGGGGCATGGAGTCAGAAGGCATGGCTCAATTTTAAGCGGAAGCGCTGGCCCCCAGAAGCTCTAGACTCCACTCCACAACTTTAACTTGATCGCAGGAGGCCCAATGGATTTACAACTCACAGGAAAAACGGTGCTTGTGACGGCGGCCAGTGCAGGTCTGGGTTACGCGACGGCAGCGGCGCTCTCGGTAGAAGGGGCGCGGGTGGCCATCTGTTCGCGTGATCTGGCCCGCGCTCAGGCAGCGGCCCAACAGATTCAAGACGCAAGCGGCAACGAAGTGCTGGCTTTCGGGGCCGACGTTGCCAGCGAAACCGACTTGACCCAGCTCTTTGCCGATGTGAACGAGGTTTTTGGCAAGCTCGACATTCTGGTGTGCAACGCGGGCGGGCCACCAGCCGGTAACTTCTCAGCGCTCAGCGAGGTGCAGTGGGCCACTGGTTTTCAACTCACCCTGATGAGCGTGGTGCGGAGCGTGCGGCTGGCCTTGCCACTACTGAAAGCGGCAGGCGGCGGGCGTGTCCTGACCATTCTCAGCAGCAGCGTCAAGAAACCGATTGACAACCTGACTTTATCGAACACTTTCCGGCCCGCCGTGCAGGGGCTGTGTAAGAGTCTGTCGCTGGAACTGGCGGGCGACAATATTCAGGTGAACGGCTTAGCGCCGGGGCGCATTGAAACCGGGCGAATCAACGAGCTGGACGACGCGCTCGCTGCCAAGCAGGGCAAGAGCCGGAGCGAAATCCGGGCCGCGTCCGAGGCGCAGATTCCGATGAAACGGTTGGGGCAACCCGATGAGTTCGGACGGGTAGCGGCCTTCTTGTGCTCGCCCGCCGCCGCTTATGTCAACGGTAGCGTGCTGCTGGTGGACGGCGGGGCAATGACCAGTTTGTAGACACTGACTTTACGAATACTGCCAAGGTTTGGGTCTGGGCCGCACGCCCGGATGTGACGCCCATGTCAGAGGCGGTGTGGTTTGCTGAAGGCATGCAAGCTGACCCCAGACACCTGACTGTTCACGCGGTTGGGCCGATTCGCGCCGCTGAGCAGGGCACCGAATACTTGGAATGTGAGACTTCACTCGGCACCATCGCCATCCTCGGCTCGGAGCGCAGCCGCTGGAATATCGGCGTGGTGGAAGCCGAAGAATTGCCATTTGAAGCGGTGATGTTTTGCGTTCCTGCCCAGAGCGGAGCGCACGCGTACTGGGTACCGGAAGAAACCACCTTGTTTTTCCCGGCGATCTGAAGGCACTCAAAAGCGTTTTTTGACCCATGATCCGGTACGCAAATTGAGGCGGCTGGGCTGGGGGCGCAGAGTTCCCCTGCCCTCCGCTCAGCCACTCAGCTTTGCCTTTAGAATGAAGAGGACTTGTTTCCTCGCCTGCCACTCCCCTGCCCAACGACTAACCCGCACAGGCGGGCGTGTCCGTTTGGCAAACACGGCCCTTACTGCAATCTCGGGGGCCGTTTCGGGCTATTCAGTGGTGAGTTGACCCTGCCCCCTCCGCTTCCAGACCACCAAAGGAGTCCTGCCCATGCGCCCCCTCTCTGAACTCTTGCAAACCGACGACTTTACCCGCCGCCACATTGCCCCGAGCCCCGCTGAGCAAACTGAGATGCTGCGTGAGCTGGGCGCTGACACTCTGGAAGCTTTCATCGCATCTGTCGTTCCTGCCGCCATCGTACGGGAAAACGAAATGCTGGTCGGCGGCCCAGTCACCGAGGCGCAGGCGATTGCCGATCTGAAGGTGCTGGCGAGCAAGAACAAGGTGTTCAGGAGCTACATCGGGATGGGGTACAGCGGCACCCACACACCGCCTGTGGTGCTCCGCAACATCCTGGAGAATCCGGGCTGGTACACCGCTTACACGCCGTATCAGGCTGAGATCTCGCAGGGGCGGCTGGAAATGCTGCTCAACTTTCAGCAGATGGTGATGGACATGACCGGCATGGAGGTCGCCAACGCCAGCTTGCTGGACGAGGCCACTGCCGCTGCCGAGGCCATGACGCTGGCCAAGCGCACCGCCAAAGCCAAGGGCAACGTGTTCTTCGTGGCCGACGACGTGCATCCGCAGACGCTGGACGTGATTCGCACGCGGGCCGAGTACTTCGGCTATGACGTGGTGGTAGGCGCAGCGGACGCCGAAATGCCAGAAGGCACCTTCGCCGCGCTGGTTCAGACGCCCGGCACTTACGGCGACTTGCACGACATCACCCCGATTGCCGAGCGCCTGCACGCTTCGCAAGCGGCCCTGATCGTCGCCACCGATCTGCTGGCCTGCGCCCTGGTGACGCCTCCCGGCGAGCAGGGGGCCGATATTGTCATCGGCAACTCGCAGCGCTTCGGTGTGCCGATGGGCTTCGGTGGGCCGCACGCGGCGTTCCTGGCTTGCCGCAGCAGCTACCAGCGCTCAATGCCGGGCCGCGTGATTGGCGTCAGTAAGGACAGCAAGGGCAAAACTGCACTGAGAATGGCGATGCAGACCCGCGAGCAGCACATCCGGCGCGAGAAGGCGACCAGCAACATCTGCACGGCTCAGGCGCTGCTGGCGAACATGGCCGCCGCCTACGCGGTGTGGCACGGGCCGGAAGGCATTAAGACCATTGCCGAGCGGGTGCATCTGCTGACGGGCATGCTGGCGAAGGCGCTGCAAGACGCGGGCCTGAAGCCGAGCGAAAGCTTTTTCGACACGCTGAGCTTTGAGGGCGATCAAAACGCGATTCGGGTGCGGGCCGAGGCGAAGGAAATCAACTTTCGGTATAGCGGCGGCAAGATCGGCGTCAACCTGGACGAAACCGTCACCGTTCACGACCTCGCGGACATTATTGAGGTCATTACGGGCGGGGCGGCAGATATAGCCACACTGGAAGCAGGCGCAACCGAGGGCATTGCGTCCAGCCTTCAGCGTTCCACGCCGTTCCTGACGCACCCCACCTTCAGCGCCCACCACTCCGAGCACGGCATGTTACGCTACCTGAAGCTGCTGGAGAACAAGGATTACAGCCTGACGCACGGCATGATTCCGCTGGGCAGCTGCACCATGAAGCTGAACGCCACCACCGAGATGCTGCCGGTGACGTGGCCGGAACTGGGGGCCATTCACCCGTTCGCGCCCACTGACCAGACCGAGGGGTACGCCGAGCTGCTGGCCGAGCTGGAACGCTGGCTGGCCGACATCACCGGCTACGACGCCGTGAGTTTGCAGCCCAACAGCGGAGCGCAGGGCGAGTACGCGGGCCTGCTGACCATTCGCAAGTACCACCAGAGCCGAGGTGACTCGCACCGCGTCATCTGCCTGATTCCGGCCAGCGCCCACGGTACCAACCCGGCCAGCGCGGCCATGATGGGCATGACGGTGGTGGTGGTCAAGACCGACGCGGACGGCAACATCGACTTTGCGGATCTGAAGGAAAAGGCCGAGCAGCACAGCGACAACCTGGGCGCACTGATGATTACCTATCCCAGCACGCACGGCGTGTTCGAGGAGAACGTGCGCGAGGTCTGCGAGCTGATTCACCAGCACGGTGGACAGGTCTACCTCGACGGAGCCAACATGAACGCGCAGGTGGGCCTCACCAGCCCCGGCTTCATCGGCTCGGACGTGTCGCACCTGAACTTGCACAAGACCTTTGCCATTCCGCACGGCGGCGGCGGGCCGGGCATGGGGCCGATTGGGGTCAAGGCGCACCTGACTCCGTTCTTGCCCAACCACAGCGTTCGCCCCACCTCGGACAGCACCACCGGAGCCGTCAGCGCCGCGCCGTATGGCAGCGCCAGCATCCTGCCTATTTCGTACCTGTACATCCGGCTGCTGGGAGCGGCGGGCCTGAAGCGCTCCAGCGAGGTCGCCATTTTGAACGCCAACTACATTGCCCACAAGCTGCGCGGGGCGTATCCGGTGCTGTACGCCGGAGCAGGCGGGCGGGTGGCGCACGAGTGCATCATCGACATCCGGCCCCTCAAGCAGGAGAGCGGCATCAGCGAGGAAGACATCGCCAAGCGGCTGATGGATTACGGCTTCCACGCGCCCACCATGAGTTTTCCGGTGGCGGGCACGCTGATGATCGAACCCACCGAGAGCGAGCCGAAAGCCGAGCTCGACCGCTTTGTGGAGGCCATGCTGGGCATTCGCCGCGAGATTCAGGAAGTGGAAGACGGCCTGATTGCCGCCGAGGACAGCCCGCTGAGGCACGCGCCGCACACGCAGGACGATCTGGTCGCTGGCGAGTGGAACCGGGCCTACAGCCGCGAGGTGGCGGCCTTTCCCGCGCCCGCGCAGAAGCACTGGAAATACTGGCCGAGCGTGAACCGCGTGGACAACGTGTACGGGGACAGGAATTTCGTGTGTAGCTGCCCGCCGATGGAGAATTGGGTCGGGGTGTGAAGTTAATTCAAACTCATATGCAACTCATCTCCAGAGGAATAATATGGATCCCCAAGACGGCAATTTTGATCACTGAATGTGAATTGTGTCATATTTAACGCATGAGACAGATTCGCATCCCTTCAAGGCTCGTGAGGTCATCTCCAGTGACATCAACAGGCGGTGGGAAAACTTACACCCGTGACGATTACTCGAGTCATGGGCGAAGATTATATTCAAAATTTATTGAAACTTCTGAAAATCTAGAAGCCAAGTCTGATTCGGATTTAATTGGTGATGTTGTCTATGCTGTTGTGACCGCAAAAGATAGTTCAATTAAAGACAGCAGACATCGTTTAAAATCTGTTGGCGTTGAAGTTATACAGATTGATGCTAAAGATAAAAGCAGAGGAATAGCGGTTAGCACAAAATCTGATTTTAAAAGATTACGTCTAAAAGTCGAAACTTATGCTACTACAGACGAACATACAGGAAAATCTTACTTTTCTTCTATTGAGAGCATAGAAGAAGTGGATCCTCTGGCTAAGATAGATACTGAACTGCTAAAAACAGGTGTTCATAATTGCATAATATATTTATATTCTAGATTATCCAATGATGAGCAGAGGAAGGTATTGCAGGATATATCCGTGAAGGTGCAAGTACGACAAGAAGCCGCGTCGAAGTTTTTGAGGACTAGCTCTTCTGGCTTAGCTCTGACTGTTACTCTCAATTCTGAGAGAATAATTGAATTGGCAACATCATATAATTCCATACGTCTTATTAAAATGAATGCCTCTTTACGTTTAGAACCAGCAATAGTAGGCGAAATAATATCACCTATAACACGAGTTGCAACTTCTGAGACGAATGTCATAGTTGCCGTCTTGGATTCAGGTATTGTGCAAGGTTCACCGTTTATTAGTCCTTTCGTTGTGGCAAGGTTTGAGGATTTAGGCTTAGGGTCATCATTTGACACATCTCACGGAACTTTAGTTGCAAGCCGAATCATATATGGCAACGATCTGGAAGATCAAGTTAATTCAGGAAACCTTTTGCCAAAATGTCATGTTATTGACGTTCCGTTATTTTATAGAGACGTTTTTGGCAGAGATCAATCTTTAATGGAGAGCGATGTTATAGATCTTTTAAATAACTTTGTTGATAGTTTTCCTCAAGTAAGAATATTCAATTTATCTTTCGGCACTCCTAATCCGATAAATAGCGGCTCCATTTCCGCACTAGCAAATGAGTTAGATTCGATTGCTAAAAAATTCGACAAAACATTCATTGTCGCCTCAGGAAATATGCGACATGGTGAGCCACATGACTGGGCAACTTTTCCTGCATATTTAGGTGATCCAGATACACGAATCAATGCGCCTGCTGAGTCAATTCTGAGTTTGGCCGTCGGCTCATATTCACACGTTCAGAGTATGACTGATATTTCGCTACCCATGCAGATCTCTGCATTTTCTAGAACTGGCCCAGGAATGGACGGTGGTATTAAGCCTGATCTAGTTTCTATCGGCGGTAACTGCTTCGTTAGCAGTGGTGATCCAGATTTCAGGAACACATCGGCTGCTGTAGGTTTAGATGCTACTGGAAAGAGACTGGCATACAACATAGGAACGAGTTTTTCAGCACCCATAG from Deinococcus detaillensis harbors:
- a CDS encoding SDR family oxidoreductase, coding for MDLQLTGKTVLVTAASAGLGYATAAALSVEGARVAICSRDLARAQAAAQQIQDASGNEVLAFGADVASETDLTQLFADVNEVFGKLDILVCNAGGPPAGNFSALSEVQWATGFQLTLMSVVRSVRLALPLLKAAGGGRVLTILSSSVKKPIDNLTLSNTFRPAVQGLCKSLSLELAGDNIQVNGLAPGRIETGRINELDDALAAKQGKSRSEIRAASEAQIPMKRLGQPDEFGRVAAFLCSPAAAYVNGSVLLVDGGAMTSL
- the gcvP gene encoding aminomethyl-transferring glycine dehydrogenase, with translation MRPLSELLQTDDFTRRHIAPSPAEQTEMLRELGADTLEAFIASVVPAAIVRENEMLVGGPVTEAQAIADLKVLASKNKVFRSYIGMGYSGTHTPPVVLRNILENPGWYTAYTPYQAEISQGRLEMLLNFQQMVMDMTGMEVANASLLDEATAAAEAMTLAKRTAKAKGNVFFVADDVHPQTLDVIRTRAEYFGYDVVVGAADAEMPEGTFAALVQTPGTYGDLHDITPIAERLHASQAALIVATDLLACALVTPPGEQGADIVIGNSQRFGVPMGFGGPHAAFLACRSSYQRSMPGRVIGVSKDSKGKTALRMAMQTREQHIRREKATSNICTAQALLANMAAAYAVWHGPEGIKTIAERVHLLTGMLAKALQDAGLKPSESFFDTLSFEGDQNAIRVRAEAKEINFRYSGGKIGVNLDETVTVHDLADIIEVITGGAADIATLEAGATEGIASSLQRSTPFLTHPTFSAHHSEHGMLRYLKLLENKDYSLTHGMIPLGSCTMKLNATTEMLPVTWPELGAIHPFAPTDQTEGYAELLAELERWLADITGYDAVSLQPNSGAQGEYAGLLTIRKYHQSRGDSHRVICLIPASAHGTNPASAAMMGMTVVVVKTDADGNIDFADLKEKAEQHSDNLGALMITYPSTHGVFEENVREVCELIHQHGGQVYLDGANMNAQVGLTSPGFIGSDVSHLNLHKTFAIPHGGGGPGMGPIGVKAHLTPFLPNHSVRPTSDSTTGAVSAAPYGSASILPISYLYIRLLGAAGLKRSSEVAILNANYIAHKLRGAYPVLYAGAGGRVAHECIIDIRPLKQESGISEEDIAKRLMDYGFHAPTMSFPVAGTLMIEPTESEPKAELDRFVEAMLGIRREIQEVEDGLIAAEDSPLRHAPHTQDDLVAGEWNRAYSREVAAFPAPAQKHWKYWPSVNRVDNVYGDRNFVCSCPPMENWVGV
- a CDS encoding S8 family peptidase, which gives rise to MTSTGGGKTYTRDDYSSHGRRLYSKFIETSENLEAKSDSDLIGDVVYAVVTAKDSSIKDSRHRLKSVGVEVIQIDAKDKSRGIAVSTKSDFKRLRLKVETYATTDEHTGKSYFSSIESIEEVDPLAKIDTELLKTGVHNCIIYLYSRLSNDEQRKVLQDISVKVQVRQEAASKFLRTSSSGLALTVTLNSERIIELATSYNSIRLIKMNASLRLEPAIVGEIISPITRVATSETNVIVAVLDSGIVQGSPFISPFVVARFEDLGLGSSFDTSHGTLVASRIIYGNDLEDQVNSGNLLPKCHVIDVPLFYRDVFGRDQSLMESDVIDLLNNFVDSFPQVRIFNLSFGTPNPINSGSISALANELDSIAKKFDKTFIVASGNMRHGEPHDWATFPAYLGDPDTRINAPAESILSLAVGSYSHVQSMTDISLPMQISAFSRTGPGMDGGIKPDLVSIGGNCFVSSGDPDFRNTSAAVGLDATGKRLAYNIGTSFSAPIVSHYAAQILGSDPQMSANLLKCYLLHFASNSGLNGAISAKPDNIYGFGEFQDADYQGSNISRMIFIHEGELSSDQYSHIPFHIPRLFDSQTSKKLKIKFTLIHDPEVDSDNPAEYSLADILFVLSKNVTGVKQKVTGTNESLSKYSSKFNPVVKYERVFDRQFSSGEWEIRLRLNTRGRLDEDYKQAFALIIECIDETGTIDMYRSFMSDFGADYIIPMTQPGSAV